Proteins encoded within one genomic window of Desulfonatronospira thiodismutans ASO3-1:
- a CDS encoding sirohydrochlorin cobaltochelatase, whose protein sequence is MRQVLLSLTLLLLPMFMMIQGCHAHSHGHDHDHDHDHDHGHEHHHHDEDKDMKKGILLAAFGSSYPQAQPALDNIEKMTKEAFPEVPVRWAYTSRMVRHSLAKKDKHFDSPAMALARMEDEGFTHVAVMSLHTIGGVEFHELRSVVGAFQDMQSNLKQVSLSSPLLGSPDVMERVRDSMLDNLPADRKADEAVIWVGHGSYHPSNAFYQALAYKLQRKDENVFMATLGCLGGSPSFEDVKEEVKAKGIDKAYLVPFMSVVGAHTIRDVAGKDNSGHDHSHDHGHEHNHDHEHNHSHDHGHDHDHDHHHGDPWKQRLQDAGIETEVVLKGTGEYDDFVNIWLDQLKKAVEQLH, encoded by the coding sequence ATGAGACAAGTATTGCTTTCGCTGACATTGCTTTTATTGCCCATGTTCATGATGATTCAGGGCTGTCATGCGCACAGTCACGGACACGATCATGACCATGATCACGATCACGACCATGGGCATGAACACCATCATCATGACGAGGACAAAGATATGAAAAAAGGTATTCTGCTTGCTGCTTTCGGTTCCAGTTATCCCCAGGCTCAGCCTGCTTTGGACAATATTGAGAAAATGACCAAAGAAGCCTTCCCAGAGGTGCCTGTACGCTGGGCTTACACTTCCAGGATGGTCAGGCATTCTCTGGCCAAAAAGGACAAGCATTTTGATTCCCCGGCCATGGCCCTGGCCAGAATGGAGGATGAAGGCTTTACGCACGTAGCGGTTATGTCCCTGCATACAATCGGAGGTGTGGAGTTTCATGAACTCAGGTCGGTTGTGGGTGCCTTTCAGGATATGCAGAGCAACCTGAAGCAGGTGAGCCTCAGTTCGCCTCTTTTGGGTTCACCGGATGTAATGGAAAGGGTCCGGGACAGCATGCTGGACAATCTTCCAGCAGATAGAAAAGCGGACGAGGCGGTCATCTGGGTGGGACACGGGTCTTATCATCCCAGCAATGCCTTTTACCAGGCCCTGGCCTACAAGCTGCAAAGAAAGGATGAAAACGTGTTCATGGCCACTCTCGGCTGTCTTGGCGGGTCACCTTCTTTTGAAGATGTAAAAGAAGAAGTTAAAGCCAAGGGCATTGATAAGGCCTATCTTGTGCCATTCATGTCCGTAGTGGGAGCGCATACCATCAGGGATGTGGCCGGCAAGGACAATTCCGGCCATGACCATTCCCACGATCATGGACACGAACACAATCATGATCACGAACATAACCATTCTCATGACCACGGCCATGACCACGATCATGACCATCACCACGGTGATCCCTGGAAGCAAAGGTTGCAGGATGCCGGCATTGAGACAGAAGTAGTTTTAAAAGGCACTGGAGAGTACGATGATTTTGTCAACATCTGGCTGGATCAACTGAAAAAGGCCGTTGAGCAATTGCATTAA